Proteins co-encoded in one Deinococcus arcticus genomic window:
- a CDS encoding putative dsRNA-binding protein: MNVNAKGDLIARAIALGLGTPSFEVTTQGPPHEPTFRVTVRVGGEALGPGGEGRSKKDAERMAAEAALQALDGGVPATDEDGGRWPIYSAVLAGALEVAADFAPDDTSLDEVRVRAAQLYRDLLRDLGHGPDGDEEA; the protein is encoded by the coding sequence ATGAATGTCAACGCCAAGGGAGATCTGATTGCGCGCGCCATTGCCCTGGGGCTGGGTACCCCCAGTTTCGAGGTCACCACGCAGGGCCCGCCCCACGAGCCCACCTTCCGCGTGACAGTGCGCGTGGGCGGCGAGGCGCTGGGACCCGGCGGCGAGGGCCGCAGCAAGAAAGACGCCGAGCGCATGGCCGCCGAGGCCGCCCTGCAGGCCCTGGACGGGGGAGTGCCAGCCACAGATGAAGATGGAGGCCGCTGGCCCATCTACAGCGCCGTGCTGGCTGGAGCGCTGGAGGTGGCGGCCGACTTCGCCCCGGACGACACGTCCCTGGACGAGGTGCGGGTGCGCGCCGCGCAGCTGTACCGCGACCTGCTGCGCGACCTGGGCCACGGCCCCGACGGGGATGAAGAGGCGTGA
- a CDS encoding YraN family protein: MKGADAEARAAAHLTGLGRAVLARNYRIRGGEIDLVTREADGTLVFTEVRHRADAAHGHAAESVTPRKLALMHRAALTYLLRECGRDDLPCRLEVLTIDGPVDGGVLEVWPVE, encoded by the coding sequence ATGAAGGGCGCCGACGCCGAAGCCCGCGCCGCCGCGCACCTGACCGGGCTGGGGCGCGCCGTGCTGGCGCGCAATTACCGCATAAGGGGCGGCGAGATTGATCTGGTCACCCGTGAAGCGGACGGCACCCTGGTCTTTACCGAGGTGCGGCACCGCGCCGACGCGGCCCACGGCCACGCCGCCGAAAGTGTGACCCCGCGCAAACTGGCCCTGATGCACCGCGCCGCCCTGACCTACCTGCTGCGCGAATGTGGCCGCGACGACCTGCCCTGCCGACTGGAGGTCCTCACGATTGACGGGCCGGTGGACGGCGGGGTGTTGGAGGTCTGGCCGGTGGAGTGA
- a CDS encoding HAD family hydrolase, with amino-acid sequence MDGVLTLNNHFHRQAWQEVAAGVLGLHLGAHELDTKVDGGRNPEIIERLTGQVPDEALVRRVHDTKEGRYRALAAGALREVPGLSAYLDALDARGIPFALVTSADAVNVAFGMEALGLGHRFTVRVLGEDVTRGKPHPEPFVLGAARLGLSPTDCLAHEDAVNGVRSAAGAGCRVVALTTTAPAQALQAAGAALSAPDFTGWAAWLV; translated from the coding sequence ATGGACGGGGTGCTGACCCTGAACAACCACTTTCACCGGCAGGCGTGGCAGGAGGTGGCCGCAGGGGTGCTGGGCCTGCACCTGGGTGCCCACGAACTGGACACCAAGGTGGACGGCGGGCGCAACCCCGAGATCATTGAGCGCCTGACCGGACAGGTGCCGGACGAGGCGCTGGTGCGCCGGGTCCACGACACCAAGGAAGGCCGCTACCGCGCCCTGGCCGCCGGGGCGCTGCGGGAAGTGCCGGGCCTGAGCGCCTACCTGGACGCCCTGGACGCGCGCGGGATTCCCTTTGCGCTGGTCACCAGCGCCGACGCCGTGAACGTCGCCTTCGGCATGGAGGCGCTGGGCCTGGGCCACCGCTTCACTGTGCGCGTGCTGGGCGAGGACGTCACGCGCGGCAAGCCCCACCCGGAGCCCTTCGTGCTGGGGGCTGCCCGGCTGGGCCTCTCCCCCACCGACTGCCTGGCCCACGAGGACGCCGTGAATGGCGTGCGCAGCGCGGCCGGGGCCGGTTGCCGGGTGGTGGCCCTGACCACCACGGCCCCCGCCCAGGCCCTGCAGGCTGCAGGCGCCGCCCTGAGCGCGCCCGACTTCACCGGCTGGGCCGCGTGGCTGGTCTGA